One part of the Lytechinus pictus isolate F3 Inbred chromosome 3, Lp3.0, whole genome shotgun sequence genome encodes these proteins:
- the LOC135153592 gene encoding uncharacterized protein LOC135153592 isoform X2 has protein sequence MDVDETTPGPATSHNILQAIQALQRKVDSASRKSAKPESSPSFKSEGNKQQYDHAQNIFQCIDDALHSLQDIDIEAAKERLLEASALLTQRQKLIRLADRSPLGWATVKEYIADDLAENSDDEKRLRKAEKAAATKRAETAKKSKIQPPFRAPRSSVPPRIMPGTFRRFNPYRSETRICFQCGISGHVRPNCPALRAARSAVNQQQPSKAPF, from the exons ATGGACGTGGACGAGACCACGCCCGGCCCAGCCACGTCTCACAACATTTTACAAGCCATCCAGGCTCTTCAACGAAAGGTGGACTCTGCCTCCCGGAAATCTGCCAAGCCCGAAAGCTCCCCCTCCTTCAAGAGTGAGGGAAACAAGCAGCAATACGACCACGCCCAGAACATTTTTCAGTGCATTGACGACGCTCTACATTCGCTGCAGGATATCGATATCGAGGCCGCAAAGGAGCGTCTACTCGAGGCATCCGCCCTCCTTACTCAGAGGCAGAAACTGATTCGCCTGGCAGACCGCTCCCCTTTGGGCTGGGCCACAGTCAAAGAGTATATCGCAGACGACCTCGCGGAGAATTCCGATGACGAAAAACGTCTCAGAAAG GCGGAGAAGGCTGCAGCCACCAAAAGGGCCGAAACAGCCAAAAAGTCAAAGATTCAGCCCCCATTCCGGGCCCCCCGCTCTTCTGTACCTCCTCGCATTATGCCTGGGACTTTTCGTCGCTTCAACCCCTACCGTTCTGAAACCCGCATCTGCTTCCAGTGTGGCATCTCCGGTCACGTCCGCCCCAACTGCCCCGCTCTGCGAGCCGCTAGAAGTGCCGTCAACCAGCAACAGCCATCCAAGGCCCCCTTCTAG
- the LOC135153592 gene encoding uncharacterized protein LOC135153592 isoform X1 yields the protein MTKNVSERRRRLQPPKGPKQPKSQRFSPHSGPPALLYLLALCLGLFVASTPTVLKPASASSVASPVTSAPTAPLCEPLEVPSTSNSHPRPPSSAPPASSLDPPSGVQETWSAKQDSISDPHLRSLAADVLPSLLMSAKASSTTSKYKSRWDKWVQWASSKSLPTFPVQAYHLCLYLSHLSSVSGAKTLADSLVASVKWAHSLAGLPSPTDDPMVKTAVQGYNRTHSSPVCRKEPVTPEILSHLRASHGQLNASLADLRILFICFISYAGFLRFDDLSRIRRKDCTLHHDRLVLHLPSSKTDQFRQGRDVTIARTSNPTCPVIIAERYFAALGDPPHSHLPVIRRLARSKRGLVATSHGLSYTRSREIVLEALKPLVPDVSKFGLHSLRSGGASSASNNRVSPFLISQHGRWKSDKARDTYIKSDATSNLLPSQSLGI from the exons ATGACGAAAAACGTCTCAGAAAG GCGGAGAAGGCTGCAGCCACCAAAAGGGCCGAAACAGCCAAAAAGTCAAAGATTCAGCCCCCATTCCGGGCCCCCCGCTCTTCTGTACCTCCTCGCATTATGCCTGGGACTTTTCGTCGCTTCAACCCCTACCGTTCTGAAACCCGCATCTGCTTCCAGTGTGGCATCTCCGGTCACGTCCGCCCCAACTGCCCCGCTCTGCGAGCCGCTAGAAGTGCCGTCAACCAGCAACAGCCATCCAAGGCCCCCTTCTAGTGCCCCACCCGCCTCATCTCTCGACCCGCCTTCAGGCGTGCAAG AAACATGGTCCGCCAAGCAAGACTCCATCTCCGATCCGCATCTACGCAGCCTAGCCGCTGATGTTCTTCCATCCCTACTCATGTCTGCCAAAGCTTCATCTACCACATCAAAATACAAATCCCGTTGGGACAAATGGGTCCAGTGGGCGAGCTCCAAATCTCTACCCACATTTCCAGTCCAAGCGTACCACCTCTGTCTATACCTTTCCCATCTGTCTTCCGTTAGCGGAGCCAAGACTCTAGCAGATTCCCTCGTCGCGTCAGTGAAATGGGCGCACAGTCTCGCAGGCCTTCCTTCACCCACAGATGACCCTATGGTAAAAACAGCAGTGCAGGGGTATAACCGGACTCACTCTTCCCCTGTTTGTCGTAAGGAGCCTGTTACACCAGAAATCCTGTCCCATCTTCGCGCATCACACGGTCAGCTCAATGCATCTTTAGCTGATCTACGCATTTTGTTTATATGCTTCATTTCTTATGCTGGATTCCTACGCTTCGACGACCTTAGCAGGATAAGAAGGAAGGACTGCACTCTTCATCATGACAGGCTAGTCCTACACTTACCCTCTTCTAAAACCGATCAATTCCGCCAAGGCAGAGATGTTACCATTGCTAGGACATCCAACCCGACCTGTCCCGTCATTATAGCCGAGCGATATTTCGCAGCTTTAGGCGATCCTCCTCATTCTCACCTACCAGTGATTCGCAGGCTTGCTCGTTCCAAACGCGGTCTAGTCGCCACTTCTCACGGCCTAAGTTACACCAGATCTCGCGAGATTGTCCTGGAGGCGTTGAAGCCCCTTGTTCCCGACGTCTCTAAGTTCGGTTTGCACAGTCTCCGGTCGGGTGGAGCTTCATCCGCTAGTAACAATCGAGTTTCTCCCTTTCTGATTTCACAACATGGTCGTTGGAAGTCAGACAAAGCCAGGGACACATACATAAAATCGGACGCAACGTCAAATCTTCTTCCTTCACAATCCCTCGGGATTTAA